In Macadamia integrifolia cultivar HAES 741 chromosome 13, SCU_Mint_v3, whole genome shotgun sequence, one DNA window encodes the following:
- the LOC122059271 gene encoding putative hydrolase C777.06c isoform X2, with amino-acid sequence METNFTDNESCRESQSKDDRHGSSALIFLGTGCSGMVPRAMCLIQPTDSPCSVCTQALTIPPECNPNYRCNTSLLIDYFNGDREHKYIVIDVGKNFREQVIRWFTCHKIPQVDSIILTHEHADAVLGLDDIRAVQPYSSTNDIDPTPVYLTQFSMDSCHGDPRQ; translated from the exons ATGGAGACAAATTTTACTGATAATGAGAGCTGCAGGGAATCTCAATCGAAAGATGATCGCCATGGATCTTCTGCTTTGATATTCTTGGGAACTGGTTGTTCGGGCATGGTCCCACGTGCAATGTGCTTGATTCAACCTACTGATTCTCCTTGCAGTGTTTGCACCCAGGCCCTCACTATCCCTCCCGAGTGTAACCCTAACTACAG GTGCAATACATCACTTCTTATTGATTATTTCAATGGTGATCGTGAACACAAGTATATAGTAATTGATGTTGGGAAGAATTTTAGAGAGCAAGTAATTCGGTGGTTTACCTGCCATAAAATTCCTCAAGTGGATTCT ATAATTTTAACTCATGAACATGCTGATGCAGTTCTTGGCCTGGATGATATACGTGCAGTACAACCTTATAGTTCTACGAATGATATTGATCCCACTCCAGTTTACCTCACTCAGTTTTCCATGGACAG ttgtcatggtgatCCAAGGCAGTAG
- the LOC122059271 gene encoding putative hydrolase C777.06c isoform X3 yields METNFTDNESCRESQSKDDRHGSSALIFLGTGCSGMVPRAMCLIQPTDSPCSVCTQALTIPPECNPNYRCNTSLLIDYFNGDREHKYIVIDVGKNFREQVIRWFTCHKIPQVDSIILTHEHADAVLGLDDIRAVQPYSSTNDIDPTPVYLTQFSMDRA; encoded by the exons ATGGAGACAAATTTTACTGATAATGAGAGCTGCAGGGAATCTCAATCGAAAGATGATCGCCATGGATCTTCTGCTTTGATATTCTTGGGAACTGGTTGTTCGGGCATGGTCCCACGTGCAATGTGCTTGATTCAACCTACTGATTCTCCTTGCAGTGTTTGCACCCAGGCCCTCACTATCCCTCCCGAGTGTAACCCTAACTACAG GTGCAATACATCACTTCTTATTGATTATTTCAATGGTGATCGTGAACACAAGTATATAGTAATTGATGTTGGGAAGAATTTTAGAGAGCAAGTAATTCGGTGGTTTACCTGCCATAAAATTCCTCAAGTGGATTCT ATAATTTTAACTCATGAACATGCTGATGCAGTTCTTGGCCTGGATGATATACGTGCAGTACAACCTTATAGTTCTACGAATGATATTGATCCCACTCCAGTTTACCTCACTCAGTTTTCCATGGACAG agcatag
- the LOC122059271 gene encoding putative hydrolase C777.06c isoform X1, with amino-acid sequence METNFTDNESCRESQSKDDRHGSSALIFLGTGCSGMVPRAMCLIQPTDSPCSVCTQALTIPPECNPNYRCNTSLLIDYFNGDREHKYIVIDVGKNFREQVIRWFTCHKIPQVDSIILTHEHADAVLGLDDIRAVQPYSSTNDIDPTPVYLTQFSMDRYLMSYLDVDVILFSFNYSIHFQFTFWHPHISRA; translated from the exons ATGGAGACAAATTTTACTGATAATGAGAGCTGCAGGGAATCTCAATCGAAAGATGATCGCCATGGATCTTCTGCTTTGATATTCTTGGGAACTGGTTGTTCGGGCATGGTCCCACGTGCAATGTGCTTGATTCAACCTACTGATTCTCCTTGCAGTGTTTGCACCCAGGCCCTCACTATCCCTCCCGAGTGTAACCCTAACTACAG GTGCAATACATCACTTCTTATTGATTATTTCAATGGTGATCGTGAACACAAGTATATAGTAATTGATGTTGGGAAGAATTTTAGAGAGCAAGTAATTCGGTGGTTTACCTGCCATAAAATTCCTCAAGTGGATTCT ATAATTTTAACTCATGAACATGCTGATGCAGTTCTTGGCCTGGATGATATACGTGCAGTACAACCTTATAGTTCTACGAATGATATTGATCCCACTCCAGTTTACCTCACTCAGTTTTCCATGGACAGGTACCTGATGTCCTACTTGGATGTAGATGTCATTTTGTTTTCATTCAATTATTCTATTCATTTCCAGTTCACATTTTGGCATCCTCACATATctagagcatag